CCCGACGGGCGCCGTCACCTCGCACCGCATGGCGCTCGACGCCACGAAGCCCGGCCTCGACCGCTGGATCGCCTCGGCCCAGCTCGAGACGCAGGGCGTCTGGACCTGGCGCGTGAGCGCGTGGTCCGACGACTTCGGCACGTGGCTGCACAACGCGGAGATCAAGGTCCCCGCGGGCCTCGACGTCGACGTGATGCTCGCCCTCGGCGCCGAGGCGCTCGAGCGCGCGGCCGCCGACGACGAGCGCGAGGACGCCGACCGCGAGCTGCTCCGCGCCGCGCTCGCGGGGATCGCCGACGCCGACGCGTCGCCCGCCGCGCGCCTCGCCGCCGCGACGACCCCCGAGGTCCTCGGCGCGATCGACCGCGTCCCCCTCCGCAGCCTGGTCACGCTCTCGCCGGAGCGCACGATCGTCGTCGAGCGCGAGCGCGCGGCCGTCGGATCCTGGTACGAGTTCTTCCCCCGCTCCGAGGGCGCGGTCGAGCACGAGGACGGCTCCTGGACGAGCGGCACGTTCGCCACCGCCGCCCGCCGCCTCCCCGCGATCCGCGACATGGGCTTCGACGTCGTCTACGTCCCGCCGGTGCACCCCATCGGCCGGACCAACCGCAAGGGCCCGAACAACACGCTCACCGCGGGGCCCCACGACCCGGGCTCGCCGTACGGCATCGGCTCGGCCGACGGCGGGCACGACAGCATCCACCCGGAGCTCGGCACGGTCGACGACTTCCGCGAGTTCGTGGCCGCGGTCGCCGACCACGGCATGGAGCTCGCCATCGACATCGCGCTCCAGGCCTCGCCCGACCACCCCTGGGTCACGACGCACCCGGAGCTGTTCACGACGCTGCCCGACGGCTCCATCGCCTACGCGGAGAACCCGCCGAAGAAGTACCAGGACATCTACCCGCTCAACTTCGACAACGACCCCGAAGGCTCGTACCGCGAGATGCTCCGGGTCATGCGCGTGTGGCTCGGCCTCGGCGTGAAGATCTTCCGCGTCGACAACCCGCACACCAAGCCGCTCGTGTTCTGGGAGCGCCTCATCCACCAGGTGATGCGCGACGAGCCCGACGCGATCTTCCTCAGCGAGGCGTTCACGCGCCCCGCGATGATGCGCACGCTCGCCAAGATCGGGTTCCAGCAGTCGTACACCTACTTCACCTGGCGGAACACGAAGAAGGAGCTCGAGGAGTACCTCACCGAGGTGAGCCACGAGACGAGCGACTACCTGCGCCCGAACTTCTTCGCGAACACGCACGACATCCTCACGCCGTACCTGCAGTTCGGCGGGCGGGCCGCGTACCGGATCCGCGCCGCGATCGCCGCGACCGCGTCGCCGTCGTGGGGCATCTACTCGGGCTACGAGCTGATCGAGAACGTCGCGCGCCCCGGCGCCGAGGAGAACATCGACAACGAGAAGTACGAGTACAAGCCGCGCGACTGGGCCCGCCAGGAGGAGCTCGGCGGATCCATCGCGCCGGAGATCACGCGCCTCAACGAGATCCGCCGTGAGCACCCCGCGCTCCGCCAGCTGCGGAACCTCGACGTGCACTGGAGCGACGACGACTCGATCCTCGTCTACTCCAAGCACCTCGCGGCCGAGCACACCGGCACGGGCGAGGCCGACACGATCCTCGTGGTCGCCAACGTCGACCCGCACTCGGCGCGCGAGACCCAGGTCTACCTCGACCCGACCCGCTTCGGCCTCGCCGAGGACGCCGTGTTCGACGTCGAGGACCTCCTCACGGGCGACGTCTACACGTGGTCGACCTCCAACTTCGTCCGGCTCGACGCGTTCACGCACCCCGTGCACGTGTTCCGGGTCCACCCGACCGCATCGAAGGGATGACGGACATGACCGACACCACCCCCGCGCACGACCCCCAGGACGAGCCGACCGGCGCCGACGTCGTCGTACCGCCGGCCGCCGACGCCGACCCCGAGCAGGGCGCCGACGTCGCCGTGCCCGCGGCCGACGACGTCCCCGCCGAGGAGGCGCCCGCCTCCGCCTCCGACCCCATCCGCCTCCCCGAGGTCGCCGACCACGACCTGCGCGCCGTCGCCGAGGGCGTCCACTCCGGACCGCACTCGGTCCTCGGCCAGCACCCGGTCGCGATCGACGGCGTCGGCGACGACCTCGTCGTCGTCCGGGCGCTGCGCCCGCTCGCCGAGGCCGTCTCGGTGGTCCTCTCCACGGGCGCCCGCGTCGCCCTCGCCCATGTGGGCCACGGC
The genomic region above belongs to Clavibacter phaseoli and contains:
- a CDS encoding maltotransferase domain-containing protein; protein product: MTTPQDGPDPLPRPVRGRAARKAAKAQKLQDAQKPPEPRPPLIPEVPAPTPPAPVAEAPEPQPPVATPAPVEPTVTEAPAAPVAAEPTPEPTPAASATEPVTAAPSAPRHAAPVAAPAPEPERPVEPTPAAEPTPAAEPTPAAESTPAAEPEDDDYVPVIGRIPILSLTPQIEDDLWPAKSFVHDVVPFGATIFREGHDLIGADVLLTDPTGAVTSHRMALDATKPGLDRWIASAQLETQGVWTWRVSAWSDDFGTWLHNAEIKVPAGLDVDVMLALGAEALERAAADDEREDADRELLRAALAGIADADASPAARLAAATTPEVLGAIDRVPLRSLVTLSPERTIVVERERAAVGSWYEFFPRSEGAVEHEDGSWTSGTFATAARRLPAIRDMGFDVVYVPPVHPIGRTNRKGPNNTLTAGPHDPGSPYGIGSADGGHDSIHPELGTVDDFREFVAAVADHGMELAIDIALQASPDHPWVTTHPELFTTLPDGSIAYAENPPKKYQDIYPLNFDNDPEGSYREMLRVMRVWLGLGVKIFRVDNPHTKPLVFWERLIHQVMRDEPDAIFLSEAFTRPAMMRTLAKIGFQQSYTYFTWRNTKKELEEYLTEVSHETSDYLRPNFFANTHDILTPYLQFGGRAAYRIRAAIAATASPSWGIYSGYELIENVARPGAEENIDNEKYEYKPRDWARQEELGGSIAPEITRLNEIRREHPALRQLRNLDVHWSDDDSILVYSKHLAAEHTGTGEADTILVVANVDPHSARETQVYLDPTRFGLAEDAVFDVEDLLTGDVYTWSTSNFVRLDAFTHPVHVFRVHPTASKG